One window from the genome of Streptomyces sp. NBC_00287 encodes:
- a CDS encoding SpoIIE family protein phosphatase gives MANVGGEGAARSRSRRQRAEDALSTVADDPETPDRLRRILEQALVFAHAAFAAVYTLTEDGELLCLVEWAGAPRTQYGLRESYAVTGGSAVADAHHTGRPVWLGPKELADRAQSRRVSAGDFHLAVLPARGQDGDGCLVAVSEHAKGFDTEDRDCLELIARTFAWPTPVGRAEGGELPANAFSLAMDTGRVEVGDDILDLFGIGPDEFDGKVETLLGLTVPEDLPSLMSVVEADHMSIGDRELEFRVLQPTGPPKWLRLRGRLLPGGEGQQARLAGTVADASKLRSDVTDVARVQRLAAALATAGTVRDVSQAVVAALRTPLRADRIALAELESDRLVVTVLDPPDPESWPELWRLEWRTEWPDAPVRAMPTLAAALREGRAQIWPAGTPLEPALAEVGPGGLAVLPLPAAGRMAGVCLIGWDAPHHFGADERALLTASAGLTGQALMRARAFDAEHELVGMLQRQLLPRRLPRLPGAEAVARYLPSTAGLELGGDWYDVIPLPDNHVALVIGDVQGHSAAAATLMGQMRTALRAYAAEGHPPDVVVSHANRLLMELETDLFATCAYVDVDLEEGTAWCVRAGHLPPVLRHPDGTTDIAEAEGGPPLGVMTQADFPMSPLRIQPGTLIALTTDGLVESVEADIDAGMDGFARGLAGSDPAHLGLVADALLGNARRSDDVALLLMRYDGMALRPLRESWTVWRVPEAVGHARRFTRRTLRTWGLAGERDAVLLVVSELVTNALVHTEGQVRLDLTLINSRLRVSVADTSPRSPVKPTSIGWEATGGRGILLVEAMSASWGTVPVSGGKQVWSEIELNR, from the coding sequence ATGGCCAACGTGGGCGGTGAGGGCGCTGCGAGAAGCAGATCGAGAAGACAGCGTGCCGAAGATGCCCTCAGCACGGTCGCCGACGACCCCGAGACGCCCGACCGGCTGCGCCGCATCCTCGAACAAGCGCTCGTATTCGCCCATGCGGCCTTCGCCGCCGTGTACACGCTGACCGAGGACGGCGAGCTGTTGTGCCTGGTCGAGTGGGCCGGGGCGCCGCGCACCCAGTACGGGCTGCGCGAGAGCTATGCCGTCACCGGCGGCTCCGCGGTGGCCGACGCGCACCACACGGGGCGGCCGGTGTGGCTCGGTCCGAAGGAGCTCGCCGACCGCGCCCAGTCCCGGCGGGTTTCGGCGGGCGACTTCCATCTGGCGGTTCTGCCCGCGCGCGGGCAGGACGGCGACGGCTGTCTGGTGGCCGTGAGCGAACACGCCAAGGGCTTCGACACCGAGGACCGCGACTGTCTGGAGCTGATCGCCCGCACCTTCGCCTGGCCCACGCCCGTGGGGCGCGCCGAGGGCGGCGAACTTCCCGCCAATGCCTTCAGCCTCGCCATGGACACCGGCCGCGTCGAGGTCGGCGACGACATCCTGGACCTGTTCGGGATCGGCCCGGACGAGTTCGACGGCAAGGTGGAGACCCTGCTGGGGCTGACCGTGCCGGAGGACCTGCCCTCACTGATGTCCGTCGTCGAGGCCGACCACATGTCCATCGGCGACCGCGAGCTGGAGTTCCGCGTGCTCCAGCCGACGGGCCCGCCCAAGTGGCTCAGGCTGCGCGGGCGGCTGCTGCCCGGCGGCGAGGGGCAGCAGGCCCGGCTCGCGGGCACCGTCGCCGACGCCTCCAAGCTGCGCTCCGACGTCACCGACGTGGCCCGCGTCCAGCGCCTCGCCGCCGCCCTCGCCACCGCCGGCACCGTCCGCGACGTCAGCCAGGCCGTCGTCGCCGCCCTGCGCACCCCCCTGCGCGCCGACCGGATCGCCCTCGCCGAGCTGGAGAGCGACCGGCTCGTCGTCACCGTCCTCGACCCGCCCGATCCCGAGTCCTGGCCCGAGCTGTGGCGCCTGGAATGGCGCACCGAGTGGCCCGACGCGCCGGTGCGCGCGATGCCCACCCTCGCCGCGGCCCTGCGCGAGGGCCGCGCCCAGATCTGGCCGGCCGGCACCCCGCTGGAACCCGCCCTCGCCGAGGTCGGCCCCGGCGGCCTGGCCGTCCTGCCGCTGCCCGCCGCCGGCCGGATGGCGGGCGTCTGCCTGATCGGCTGGGACGCCCCGCACCACTTCGGAGCCGATGAACGCGCCCTGCTCACCGCCTCCGCCGGACTCACCGGGCAAGCCCTGATGCGCGCCCGCGCCTTCGACGCCGAACACGAACTCGTCGGCATGCTCCAGCGCCAGCTGCTGCCCCGCCGCCTGCCCCGGCTGCCCGGCGCGGAAGCCGTCGCCCGCTATCTGCCGAGTACGGCCGGTCTGGAACTCGGCGGCGACTGGTACGACGTGATCCCACTGCCCGACAACCACGTCGCCCTAGTCATCGGCGACGTCCAGGGCCACAGCGCGGCCGCCGCCACCCTGATGGGCCAGATGCGCACCGCCCTGCGCGCCTACGCCGCCGAGGGCCACCCGCCCGACGTGGTCGTCTCGCACGCCAACCGGCTGCTGATGGAGCTGGAGACCGACCTCTTCGCCACCTGCGCCTATGTCGACGTCGACCTGGAGGAGGGCACCGCCTGGTGCGTGCGCGCCGGACACCTCCCGCCGGTGCTGCGCCACCCGGACGGCACAACGGACATCGCCGAGGCCGAGGGCGGCCCGCCGCTCGGCGTCATGACACAGGCCGATTTCCCGATGAGCCCCCTGCGGATCCAGCCCGGCACCCTGATCGCGCTGACCACCGACGGCCTGGTGGAGTCCGTCGAGGCGGACATCGACGCCGGGATGGACGGCTTCGCCCGCGGCCTGGCCGGCTCCGACCCGGCCCACCTCGGCCTGGTCGCCGACGCCCTGCTCGGCAACGCCCGCCGCAGCGACGACGTCGCCCTGCTGCTGATGCGCTACGACGGCATGGCACTGCGCCCACTGCGCGAGAGCTGGACGGTGTGGCGGGTGCCCGAGGCGGTCGGCCACGCCCGCCGCTTCACCCGCCGCACCCTGCGCACCTGGGGCCTGGCGGGCGAGCGGGACGCGGTGCTGCTGGTCGTCTCCGAGCTGGTCACCAACGCCCTCGTGCACACCGAAGGACAGGTCCGCCTCGACCTCACCCTGATCAACAGCCGGCTGCGGGTCTCCGTCGCCGACACCTCGCCCCGCAGCCCCGTCAAACCCACCAGCATCGGCTGGGAGGCCACCGGAGGCCGCGGCATCCTCCTGGTCGAGGCCATGTCGGCGTCCTGGGGGACGGTCCCGGTCAGCGGCGGCAAACAGGTCTGGAGCGAGATCGAGCTGAACCGCTGA
- a CDS encoding class I SAM-dependent methyltransferase: MKRHEFLKELHKVTANRNYLEIGVNDGRSLRLSRVPSIAIDPAFKVVTEIRCDVHLVKATSDDFFARDNPLAHLKGGRHPVRNLRRGRSPLGHWRRTTLDLSFIDGMHLFEYALRDFINVERHSDWASVIVFDDMLPRNIDEAARDRHTGAWTGDVYKLTEILARHRPDLVTVLVDTQPTGQLVVFGADPHNTVLRDKYDEIVAEYDVPDPQKVPETILERTGAVHPETLLEAGLWRPLARARNLGVRRSRGWPALRRLLEELTIR, from the coding sequence GTGAAACGCCACGAGTTCCTGAAGGAACTGCACAAGGTCACCGCCAACCGCAACTACCTGGAGATCGGCGTCAACGACGGCCGCAGCCTCAGACTGTCCCGGGTCCCCAGCATCGCGATCGACCCCGCGTTCAAGGTGGTCACGGAGATCCGCTGCGACGTCCACCTGGTGAAGGCCACCAGCGACGACTTCTTCGCCCGCGACAACCCCCTCGCCCACCTCAAGGGCGGCCGCCATCCCGTGCGCAACCTGCGCCGCGGCCGCAGCCCGCTCGGCCACTGGCGGCGCACCACCCTCGACCTGTCGTTCATCGACGGCATGCACCTGTTCGAGTACGCGCTGCGGGACTTCATCAACGTCGAGCGGCACTCCGACTGGGCCAGTGTGATCGTCTTCGACGACATGCTGCCGCGCAACATCGACGAGGCGGCCCGCGACCGCCACACCGGCGCCTGGACCGGAGACGTCTACAAGCTCACCGAGATCCTCGCCCGGCACCGCCCCGACCTGGTCACCGTCCTCGTCGACACCCAACCCACCGGACAGCTCGTCGTGTTCGGCGCCGACCCGCACAACACCGTGCTGCGGGACAAGTACGACGAGATCGTCGCCGAGTACGACGTGCCCGACCCGCAGAAGGTGCCCGAGACGATCCTGGAACGGACCGGAGCCGTCCACCCCGAGACCCTGCTGGAAGCGGGCCTGTGGCGCCCGCTGGCCCGGGCCAGGAATCTCGGCGTACGGCGCTCCCGGGGCTGGCCAGCGCTGCGGCGCCTCCTGGAAGAGCTCACCATCCGCTGA
- the rfbD gene encoding dTDP-4-dehydrorhamnose reductase: MRWLVTGAGGMLGHDVVAELRARGAEVTGLGHHALDITEPASLERAFTAHRPETVVNCAAYTAVDDAEQDEATALRINGEGPRLLARACAAHGARLIHVSTDYVFSGQARTTPYPEDHPPAPRTAYGRTKLAGEQAVREELPEASTVVRTAWLYGVHGPNFVRTMIGLEASRPTVDVVDDQRGQPTWSADVAARIADLAPDTNGVLHATNSGEASWYELAREVFRLLGADPERVRPTDSAAFPRPAPRPQYSALAHGRWQTLGLPPLRDWRTALHEALPRIRKESPS; encoded by the coding sequence ATGAGGTGGCTGGTCACCGGCGCGGGCGGCATGCTCGGCCACGACGTCGTCGCCGAACTCCGCGCGCGCGGCGCCGAGGTGACCGGCCTCGGCCACCACGCCCTGGACATCACCGAACCCGCCTCCCTGGAGCGGGCGTTCACCGCGCACCGGCCCGAGACCGTCGTCAACTGCGCCGCCTACACGGCCGTGGACGACGCCGAGCAGGACGAGGCCACCGCCCTGCGCATCAACGGCGAAGGCCCCCGCCTGCTGGCCCGCGCCTGCGCCGCCCACGGCGCCCGGCTGATCCATGTCTCCACCGATTACGTCTTCTCCGGCCAAGCCCGTACCACCCCCTACCCCGAGGACCATCCGCCCGCCCCGCGCACCGCCTACGGCCGCACCAAACTCGCCGGGGAGCAGGCCGTACGCGAGGAACTCCCCGAGGCGAGCACCGTGGTGCGCACCGCCTGGCTCTACGGCGTCCACGGCCCGAACTTCGTCCGCACGATGATCGGCCTGGAGGCGAGCCGCCCCACCGTAGACGTGGTCGACGACCAGCGCGGACAGCCCACCTGGAGCGCCGACGTCGCGGCCCGTATCGCCGACCTCGCCCCGGACACCAACGGGGTTCTGCACGCCACAAATTCGGGCGAGGCCAGCTGGTACGAGCTGGCCCGCGAGGTCTTCCGGCTGCTCGGCGCCGACCCCGAGCGGGTACGCCCCACCGACAGCGCGGCCTTCCCCCGGCCCGCACCCCGCCCCCAGTACAGCGCCCTCGCACACGGCCGCTGGCAGACGCTCGGCCTGCCGCCGCTGCGCGACTGGCGCACCGCCCTGCACGAGGCACTTCCCCGCATCCGCAAGGAGTCCCCTTCGTGA
- a CDS encoding CBS domain-containing protein, which yields MAQHVRDIMTGVLLTVEPQASVAAVARIMRDQDLGAVLVTDGDRLRGLVTDRDLVVRSLAQGEDPEQTTVAGACSDDALVTVGPDDEVGTAVRLMREHAVRRIPVIEEGRPVGILSLGDLAMERDPDSALGGISAARSNI from the coding sequence ATGGCCCAGCACGTCCGCGACATCATGACCGGCGTCCTGCTCACCGTGGAGCCGCAGGCCTCCGTGGCGGCGGTGGCCCGCATCATGCGCGACCAGGATCTCGGCGCGGTCCTGGTGACCGACGGGGACCGGCTGCGGGGGCTGGTCACCGACCGTGACCTCGTGGTCCGTTCGCTTGCTCAGGGCGAGGATCCGGAGCAGACCACCGTGGCCGGAGCGTGCAGCGACGACGCTCTGGTCACCGTCGGGCCCGACGACGAGGTGGGCACGGCGGTACGGCTGATGCGCGAGCACGCCGTACGGCGGATTCCGGTCATCGAGGAGGGCCGCCCCGTGGGCATCCTCTCCCTCGGCGACCTGGCGATGGAGCGCGATCCGGACTCCGCGCTCGGTGGCATCAGCGCCGCCCGCTCCAACATCTGA
- the rfbB gene encoding dTDP-glucose 4,6-dehydratase, protein MNVLVTGAAGFIGSAYVRMLLRSDGPTITVLDKLTYAGSLDNLPLDHPRLEFVQGDIRDAELVAKLTSQADHVVHFAAESHVDRSISGASDFVLTNVVGTQTLLEGALRGGVSTFVHISTDEVYGSVDSGSSDEEYLLRPSSPYSASKASSDLLALAYHHTHGLDVRVTRCSNNYGPHQFPEKVIPLFVTNLLDGHQVPLYGEGLNVRDWLHVDDHCRGVELVRTQGRPGEVYNIGGGTELSNKELTGLLLEACGADWDRVTHVADRKGHDLRYSVDWSKAREELGYRPRHDFRSGLAETVDWYRAHRAWWEPLKRRVAEEHA, encoded by the coding sequence ATGAACGTCCTCGTCACCGGCGCCGCCGGGTTCATCGGCTCGGCCTACGTCCGCATGCTGCTGCGGTCCGACGGCCCGACGATCACCGTGCTCGACAAGCTGACCTACGCCGGATCCCTCGACAACCTCCCCCTCGACCACCCCCGCCTGGAGTTCGTGCAGGGCGACATCCGCGACGCCGAACTCGTCGCCAAGCTCACCTCCCAGGCCGACCACGTCGTGCACTTCGCCGCCGAGTCCCATGTGGACCGCTCGATCAGCGGGGCGTCCGACTTCGTGCTCACCAATGTCGTCGGCACCCAGACCCTGCTGGAGGGCGCCCTGCGCGGCGGCGTGTCGACCTTCGTGCACATCTCCACCGACGAGGTGTACGGCTCGGTCGACTCCGGCTCCTCCGACGAGGAGTACCTGCTGCGGCCCAGCTCCCCGTACTCCGCCTCCAAGGCCTCCTCCGACCTGCTCGCCCTGGCCTACCACCACACCCACGGCCTGGATGTGCGGGTCACCCGCTGCTCCAACAACTACGGCCCGCACCAGTTCCCCGAGAAGGTCATCCCGCTCTTCGTCACCAACCTCCTCGACGGCCATCAGGTCCCGCTCTACGGCGAGGGCCTCAACGTCCGCGACTGGCTGCACGTCGACGACCACTGCCGCGGCGTCGAACTCGTCCGCACCCAGGGCCGCCCCGGCGAGGTCTACAACATCGGCGGCGGCACCGAACTGAGCAACAAGGAGCTCACCGGACTGCTCCTTGAGGCGTGCGGGGCGGACTGGGACCGGGTGACCCATGTGGCGGACCGCAAGGGCCACGATCTGCGCTACTCCGTCGACTGGAGCAAGGCCCGCGAGGAACTCGGCTACCGGCCCCGGCACGACTTCCGCTCCGGGCTCGCCGAGACCGTCGACTGGTACCGCGCCCACCGCGCCTGGTGGGAACCGCTGAAGCGGCGGGTGGCCGAGGAGCACGCATGA
- a CDS encoding methyltransferase — translation MTDSASHPTEHRPATAAAGAEDQARALRLVHGYMASQALGAAVRLSIPERLAESPKSCAELAAATDTDQDALRRLLRALEALGLVERPGRTDRFALTSFGQVLRSDADAPAHALADLFTSAAVWRPWGELHQSVRTGRTAFETVFGMPAFAYIGRQPELSALFNAAMAETAQGAADVVAAGYDFSGFPTVVDVGGGNGTLLAALLSAHPDSRGVLFDTQTGVREAAKVLAEAGVADRCEITTGDFFTAVPAGGDAYVLKSVIHDWDDELARTVLRRCREAMPEQAKLLLVEPVLPDENGPAAELSVVLSDLNMLVMAGGRERTAAEYAALLDSAGLELTGVGDPLAPTHFQVLEAVPR, via the coding sequence GTGACCGACAGCGCATCGCACCCGACGGAGCACCGCCCGGCCACCGCGGCGGCCGGCGCCGAGGACCAGGCCCGGGCCCTGCGCCTGGTGCACGGCTACATGGCCTCCCAGGCGCTCGGCGCCGCCGTCCGCCTGAGCATCCCCGAAAGGCTGGCCGAGAGCCCGAAGAGCTGCGCCGAGCTGGCCGCGGCCACCGACACCGACCAGGACGCGCTGCGCCGTCTGCTGCGGGCCCTGGAAGCCCTGGGTCTGGTGGAACGCCCCGGCCGCACCGACCGGTTCGCGCTCACTTCCTTCGGCCAGGTTCTGCGGTCCGACGCCGACGCCCCGGCCCACGCGCTCGCCGATCTGTTCACCTCTGCGGCGGTGTGGCGGCCCTGGGGCGAGCTGCACCAGAGCGTGCGCACCGGCCGGACGGCGTTCGAGACGGTCTTCGGCATGCCGGCCTTCGCCTACATCGGCCGACAGCCGGAGCTGTCCGCCCTGTTCAACGCTGCGATGGCGGAGACCGCGCAGGGCGCGGCCGATGTGGTGGCGGCCGGCTACGACTTCTCCGGCTTCCCCACCGTCGTGGACGTCGGCGGCGGCAACGGCACCCTGCTCGCCGCCCTGTTGAGCGCGCACCCCGACAGCCGGGGCGTCCTCTTCGACACCCAGACCGGTGTGCGGGAGGCCGCCAAGGTGCTCGCGGAGGCCGGTGTCGCCGACCGCTGCGAGATCACCACGGGCGACTTCTTCACCGCCGTACCGGCCGGGGGCGACGCGTATGTCCTCAAGAGCGTCATCCACGACTGGGACGACGAGCTGGCGCGCACTGTGCTGCGGCGCTGTCGTGAGGCCATGCCCGAGCAGGCGAAGCTGCTCCTCGTCGAGCCGGTCCTGCCGGACGAGAACGGACCCGCGGCCGAGCTCAGCGTCGTCCTGAGCGATCTGAACATGCTGGTCATGGCCGGAGGCCGGGAACGCACCGCGGCGGAGTACGCCGCCCTGCTCGACTCGGCCGGACTCGAACTGACCGGTGTGGGCGATCCGCTGGCGCCCACGCACTTCCAGGTGCTGGAAGCGGTTCCCCGCTGA
- the lanKC gene encoding class III lanthionine synthetase LanKC, translating into MDKRYEVYALADRHFYETPDRLSAGARQAAPLYEAARREVPDGWDAARIGDWLNLTPLGPDGAPVAGPAQGWKIHASATRANAERIAAIVWDYCVPRRIPFKFVPGPHLLHLRNTKYAARDSSGKFVTVYPADEEQLHVVLRELGKLLEGFEGPYILTDLRWGDGPLYVRYGAFARTFVVDERGSLVPAVRDGAGRLVPDRRAPSFQVPEWVTLPAFLAPHLAARNTTTVGELPYRIEKALHFSNGGGVYAGTDSRDGSRVVLKEGRPHAGLASDGADAIARLEREKQALEQAAGTGVVPEVRDWFTLGDHRFLVMDFLEGRPLNSYLAERHPLLTPDPDPKDVADFTAWALKIYGAVERAVEAVHARGIVFNDLHVFNIMVAPDEESVSLLDFEAAAPVTEQGRQVVAHPGFFAPPDRTGIDVDRYALACLRIALFLPVTTLFVVDRGKAAHLAEVIGRQFPDVPPEFLEQAVSEITRDAPRQSFVEPGDWPYSRDSMVKAILASATPERDDRLFPGDITQFSDGGGLGLAHGAAGVLYALDAVGAERYEEGERWLLARTAPPPTGTPLGLYDGLAGVAHVLDRLGHRQRALDLVESILAERWQNLASDLHGGLAGLGLVLGELAHRTGESELRDRAAEAADILVRRLAEPLPDTPRRRRAGLLRGASGPALFLLREYERTGEARLLAAAGVALRRDLECCVTHENGSLEVDEGWRTLPYLGEGSAGIGMVLDDFLARAADADGEFERARAGILAAATCRFYVQPGLLQGRAGMILHLARTTTPGASRERLTDQIAGLGWLAMSYQGQLAFPGHQMMRLSMDLGTGTAGCLLALGAALGSGADAHLPFLPPLGRPPQRGSAL; encoded by the coding sequence ATGGACAAGCGGTACGAGGTGTACGCGCTCGCCGACCGGCACTTCTACGAGACGCCGGACCGGCTGTCCGCGGGTGCTCGGCAGGCGGCGCCCCTGTACGAGGCGGCGCGGCGCGAGGTGCCGGACGGCTGGGACGCGGCGCGCATCGGCGACTGGCTGAACCTGACCCCGCTCGGCCCGGACGGCGCCCCGGTGGCCGGCCCTGCCCAGGGCTGGAAGATCCATGCCTCGGCCACCCGGGCGAACGCGGAGCGGATCGCGGCGATCGTGTGGGACTACTGCGTGCCGCGACGCATCCCGTTCAAGTTCGTGCCGGGCCCGCATCTGCTGCACTTGCGCAACACCAAGTACGCGGCCCGCGACAGCAGCGGCAAGTTCGTCACGGTGTATCCGGCCGACGAGGAGCAACTGCATGTCGTACTGCGCGAGTTGGGCAAACTGCTGGAGGGCTTCGAAGGGCCGTACATCCTGACCGATCTGCGCTGGGGCGACGGTCCGCTCTATGTGCGCTACGGCGCCTTCGCGCGCACCTTCGTCGTCGACGAGCGGGGCTCGCTGGTGCCGGCGGTGCGGGACGGCGCGGGGCGGCTGGTGCCGGACCGGCGGGCGCCGTCCTTCCAGGTCCCGGAGTGGGTGACGCTGCCGGCCTTCCTCGCACCGCATCTGGCGGCGCGCAACACCACGACGGTGGGCGAGCTGCCGTACCGGATCGAGAAGGCGCTGCACTTCTCCAACGGCGGCGGGGTGTACGCGGGCACCGACAGCCGGGACGGAAGCCGGGTCGTGCTCAAGGAGGGGCGGCCGCACGCGGGGCTCGCCTCCGACGGGGCGGACGCCATCGCGCGGCTGGAGCGGGAGAAGCAGGCCCTGGAGCAGGCGGCCGGGACGGGTGTGGTGCCGGAGGTCCGCGACTGGTTCACGCTCGGCGACCACCGGTTCCTGGTGATGGACTTCCTGGAGGGGCGGCCGCTCAACTCCTACCTCGCCGAACGGCATCCGCTGCTCACGCCCGACCCCGACCCCAAGGACGTGGCCGACTTCACGGCCTGGGCGCTGAAGATCTACGGCGCCGTGGAGCGGGCGGTGGAGGCTGTCCACGCGCGCGGGATCGTCTTCAACGATCTGCATGTCTTCAACATCATGGTCGCGCCCGACGAGGAGTCGGTGTCCCTGCTCGACTTCGAGGCCGCCGCCCCGGTCACCGAACAGGGCCGCCAGGTGGTCGCCCACCCCGGCTTCTTCGCCCCGCCGGACCGCACGGGCATCGACGTCGACCGCTACGCGCTGGCCTGTCTGCGGATCGCCCTGTTCCTACCGGTCACGACGCTGTTCGTGGTGGACCGGGGGAAGGCGGCGCATCTCGCCGAGGTGATCGGCCGTCAGTTCCCGGACGTGCCACCGGAGTTCCTGGAACAGGCGGTTTCGGAGATCACCCGGGATGCGCCGAGGCAGTCCTTCGTGGAGCCCGGCGACTGGCCCTACAGCCGCGACTCCATGGTCAAGGCGATTCTCGCCTCGGCCACCCCGGAGCGCGACGACCGGCTCTTCCCCGGCGACATCACCCAGTTCTCCGACGGCGGCGGCCTCGGTCTCGCGCACGGCGCCGCCGGGGTGCTGTACGCGCTGGACGCGGTCGGCGCCGAGCGCTACGAGGAGGGCGAGCGCTGGCTCCTCGCCCGAACCGCACCGCCGCCGACGGGCACCCCGCTCGGGCTGTACGACGGTCTCGCGGGCGTCGCCCATGTGCTGGACCGGCTGGGGCACCGGCAGCGCGCCCTCGACCTGGTCGAGTCGATCCTCGCCGAGCGCTGGCAGAACCTCGCCTCCGACCTGCATGGCGGACTGGCGGGGCTCGGCCTGGTCCTCGGCGAACTCGCGCACAGGACGGGCGAGTCGGAGCTGCGGGACCGTGCCGCCGAGGCCGCCGACATCCTCGTACGACGTCTCGCGGAACCCCTTCCGGACACCCCGCGGCGGCGCCGGGCCGGGCTGCTGCGCGGGGCGAGCGGGCCCGCGCTGTTCCTGCTCCGAGAGTACGAACGCACCGGCGAGGCACGGCTGTTGGCGGCGGCCGGGGTGGCGCTGCGGCGGGACCTGGAGTGCTGTGTCACGCACGAGAACGGCTCGCTGGAGGTCGACGAGGGCTGGCGGACGCTGCCGTACCTCGGGGAGGGGAGCGCCGGGATCGGCATGGTCCTGGACGACTTCCTCGCCCGTGCCGCCGACGCCGACGGGGAGTTCGAGCGGGCCCGCGCGGGCATCCTCGCCGCCGCCACCTGCCGCTTCTATGTGCAGCCGGGTCTCCTGCAGGGCCGGGCCGGAATGATCCTGCACCTCGCCCGTACCACCACGCCGGGTGCGAGCCGGGAGCGGCTCACCGACCAGATCGCCGGGCTCGGCTGGCTCGCCATGTCCTACCAGGGCCAACTGGCCTTCCCCGGACACCAGATGATGCGGCTGTCGATGGACCTGGGCACCGGAACGGCAGGGTGCCTGCTCGCGCTCGGCGCGGCCCTCGGCAGCGGGGCAGACGCTCATCTGCCGTTCCTGCCGCCGCTCGGGCGGCCCCCACAGCGCGGTTCCGCTCTCTGA
- a CDS encoding glucose-1-phosphate thymidylyltransferase, whose amino-acid sequence MKALVLSGGAGTRLRPITHTSAKQLVPVANKAVLFYGLESIAEAGVTDVGVIVGDTAAEIQDAVGDGSKFGLQITYIPQERPLGLAHAVQIARDYLGDDDFVMYLGDNFIVGGISALVEEFRHHRPDAQILLTHVPDPRAFGVAELDGSGQVVGLEEKPEHPKSDLALVGVYLFTPAIHAAVRAIKPSWRGELEITHAIQHLIDARADVRCTVIKGYWKDTGNVDDMLEVNRTVLEGLDRRIDGEVDELSETVGRVVVEEGARIINSRIVGPAVIGAGSVVDNSYVGPFTSIAENCHITDSELEFSIVLRDSSIAGVGRIESSLIGRHAEVTPAHHVPSAHRFVLGDHSKVQIHT is encoded by the coding sequence ATGAAGGCTCTCGTGCTGTCCGGCGGAGCCGGCACACGGCTGCGGCCGATCACGCACACTTCGGCCAAACAGCTGGTGCCGGTTGCCAACAAGGCTGTGCTGTTCTACGGGCTGGAATCCATCGCCGAAGCCGGCGTCACCGATGTCGGCGTCATCGTCGGCGACACCGCCGCCGAAATCCAGGACGCGGTGGGCGACGGCTCGAAGTTCGGTCTCCAGATCACCTACATCCCCCAGGAACGCCCGCTCGGTCTGGCCCATGCGGTGCAGATCGCGCGGGACTATCTCGGCGACGACGACTTCGTGATGTACCTCGGCGACAACTTCATCGTCGGCGGCATCAGCGCCCTGGTCGAGGAGTTCCGCCACCATCGCCCCGACGCCCAGATCCTCCTCACCCACGTCCCCGACCCACGCGCCTTCGGCGTGGCCGAACTCGACGGCTCGGGACAGGTGGTGGGCCTGGAGGAGAAACCCGAGCACCCCAAGAGCGACCTCGCACTGGTCGGCGTCTACCTCTTCACGCCCGCCATCCACGCGGCGGTGCGCGCCATCAAGCCGTCCTGGCGCGGCGAGTTGGAGATCACCCACGCCATCCAGCACCTGATCGACGCCCGCGCCGACGTCCGGTGCACGGTCATCAAGGGCTACTGGAAGGACACCGGGAACGTCGACGACATGCTGGAGGTCAACCGGACGGTCCTGGAGGGGCTCGACCGGCGGATCGACGGCGAGGTCGACGAACTGTCCGAGACGGTCGGCCGGGTGGTCGTCGAGGAGGGCGCCCGGATCATCAACTCCCGGATCGTCGGCCCCGCCGTCATCGGCGCCGGATCGGTCGTCGACAACTCCTACGTCGGCCCATTCACCTCCATCGCCGAGAACTGCCACATCACCGACAGCGAGCTGGAGTTCTCCATCGTGCTGCGGGACTCCTCGATCGCCGGCGTCGGCCGCATCGAGTCCTCCCTGATCGGCCGGCACGCCGAGGTGACTCCGGCGCACCACGTCCCCAGCGCCCACCGATTCGTCCTCGGCGACCACAGCAAGGTGCAGATCCACACATGA